DNA from Daucus carota subsp. sativus chromosome 1, DH1 v3.0, whole genome shotgun sequence:
CAAAACTTATCAATATAAAAGTTTTACACTAAATTTAATATCATACTATTTGTTTATAgagtataaaattaatattaatataaacttaATATACTCCTTCGTCCTTTTCATTATTTACAAGCTTATTTCGAACGTTTGATAAAATAACACGCATTTTaatagttttataaaatataattttataacttattttttaaaaaagttaaattaaattttatcatttttttaaagaaagatattaatataatttataaatttattttttaaaataagtgtagTGTTCTCAGGGAAGGAGGAAGAGGGGTATGGGGTGGCCTTAGCCCCCCAGAACCTTCCcaaaatctttatatataatcaatttatatgattgaaatttataatttatagtatttaatcatcaaaaactcataatttgtaGTATTTAGCCCctcaaaactcataattttgtagtattttgttcttaaaattttttaattaaatttcaccCCTGAGAAATATTTCTGGTTCGTCCCTCCCTGTTCTCCTATCTGCAACCCGTCCACTGGGGAGTAATATTCTTCAGGTGTTGATGGGCAACTCTGCAAGGTGTCAAAGTCTGAGGGCGCTGGGTTCGTTCCTCGCTTAGTCTGATAAAGACGCCCATTTAACTTGACCTTGACGTTTACTTAAGTAGTTGAAAATTATCAATCTTGAATATTGAGGGAAAAGAAGAAATCTCACCTACTTAGTTTTGACAAATTTCGTGGGAAATTATCACCGTTTAAAGTTGATTCCTTATGAGCTATGGACTGGGGAATAAGAATTTTTGCAACAAAGTACTCTTTCCGAAGGAAAAAATGAATTtatgtttctgttttttttaatatttcattatgttAAGGATGAcacttttttaaatttcatttttttataaaaaaatatagatcttatgtatatttttgttataatcaaaattattaaatattttttacaaaattaactaAAGGCTATATGAAGTAAAATAAGAAAAAGTATCCGAATGCTGCTAAGAACCTGGCATAACATTTTTATAAGCCCTCAATCCTTAATAGGCCTTTAAGAAAGAGTTAGTGTTATCTGTTATCAAATCGTCTGTGCTCATGAATCGATTGTGGAAGCTTAATTAAAATGAATTCTCATTTTATAGTTACAATCAACACAGTAGCACTTCATTTGGATACTGATTTGAGTTTTAGGTGATGAAACAGCACTTCATTGATGATGGATTAggtaaaaaaatgtttttttcatTGACCACTCTTATCCTCTGGCATTACAGGTTTCATTAATCGTGAACCAAACACTATTTTAAGTTGTTAACATCATATACCAATTAAGCTAGATTACTagggggccgtttgggtgatcttaaaataagtgtttcttgcttaaaataaaaaaatggagtaaaagttagaaacaagataagacttataagtggtaaaagtgtttgggaaataaaagccctgaaacaaaaactagcattcctaactttttataagtgtttcttgactttttacataaacggtacaaataagtgattataacttataaaccagaagccCGGCTTAAAAGCGGCAAACAAACGCCCCTAGATTAGTGATAAGAGTAATATGGAGAATGCTCATTAAATGGGAAATTCAATAAGGGACCGATTACTTCTCATAGTGTTCACATAAAACTCTCTCCACAAAACTGATTAAATAAAAAGAGGCTAATGCTCAAGAATGCAAGGAGTGTTAGAAACCTAAGATGTCAATATGATATTTCAAAGTTCATTGTAGCAATCATACCACCATCAAGTATTATGCACTGATGATGTTTCAAACAATTAAAGTCCAAAAACTAGTTTTCCTTATATTGCTCAAGGAACATGACGATAAATAAATTAAGGATATTTATATTCGATAtcaaattaattgaaatttagtTAGAGCTGATAACACTTGCATTCAAGATCATGGGGCATTATATGTGAAATTGTATATACAATTGATATCTACCTCCTATAGGCAAATGGCTTCAGTTCCATTGCAGTTTCATTAGTGCCAAGAAAGTCATAGCTACCTCTCATATTCAAATCAAAGTTTACAGCACCCGCTTCAACCTTAAGCTTGACATCTTTCTTTTCCGCAACTTCCCCTGTGTATATTGATGCACTCGTGTTCCTACTATTGGCATTAATTTTTCCCAATTCTGAAATGTTTTGATTCCTGTCTCCCTCGTTTAGATTTTCCATGAAGTTAGATAGCGCCAGGTTGAAGCTGTTTAGTTGGACTCTTGTAGCCTCCAAGTTTCCGGAGCTATTCATATCGAGTGAAAGATTTGTTTGAGCTTTCTCTAGTATAGCCTGCAGGTACTTTCCTTGGGCTTCAATTCTCATCTGTAATTTCTTTTGTACCTGTTGTGCCATAATTTTTGGTATACATAAGAAAAAAGATGGGGGCAGAGTCACAAGAAAGTTGCTAGGCGAAACAGCTAAAGATACATACATCAAGCTGCTCTTTTGATCTTTTCTGAACATCGATCTCATACATTAATGACTCCCCTAGAGAATGATCTCTGATTAAAATTAGCAGCCATCCATCAGTAACAGATTATATTAGAATAGCAATTTACTCGGAGTAAGGATTTGTAAAACCgtaacattttaatcacttttGGTGCTAATATTGAGTTCTGCTGTTGCATAAACTGATCACTGGGTGTCCTGATTTTAACAAATCAGACCAAGTAGGGTATCTGACATTGTTACACTAGTTATTTATCCGTGTTCTTTAAGCGAGGGGAGTTTGAGTACTTTAGGTAGCTTATAACAAAACATTTCTAAAAACCAGAGTTCTTAGAGCACATACCCTTGTTCATTGTTCACTTTTGATGAGGTGGCACTCGTGCTTACGACGTGCATACTGTATTGTCTGTAGGAATCCCCTAGGAATAAAGAAGCAATTAATCACCTAAGAGATCATGTTGTTTAGAAGTGATTTCAAGTTAAATCAAATAGTGGTATACTGCAATTTTTCTGATAATACTTCTCGAAAATTGCATTAAGGATAACAGGTTCAGCTTAATGATTATCTAATGACAAATTTTGGATTGTTCGATCATTTTTTCGTCAATTGGTATGAATTCCAAATCATGGTGGACTTACCACTGTTGTCAATATTTTGTTCTATTGTGTCCTGTTTCCTGGCCTGCTGTCCAAGTCTGTATTTCTACACACAATGTTCAGAGCAACATTGTTACTTAGGCTTTTTATCAGAACAGGGAATGATGCTTCTAAACAGACATGCACACAGGAGACATTCATGCATATGCTCATTTGTATAACatgaaattttaatacataCCTGCAAATGGCTTTTTAAATGGTACAATGTCAATCCCTTTAATCCCATGAGCCGCAGCACTGACTTGGGAGTTGCTTCTGCATCATACAGATTTCTTCTAAAGTGAGTGACTTTGCACCAGCCTTGTTAATCATTGCACAGACTTATGGAGACACTAGAAGAGCTAAGCGAGATTATAGCTATGTGCTTTCATGACAACACTAACAGAACTAGCATCGCTAATCTAGAATGTGCTAGAAATATAATAAGAGCAAAAACAAAATTGCCTTCATTTTTACAATTTTGCTGCTCTAGCTTAACAATTTCCGGTGGCAGCAAGAAAACAATTGCCGATTTACTAGTGAAGTTTCTGGCAGTTAGGATATGGAGATGAAGCCCAACTAGCCAAGTATAAAATTTTTAGTCCAAATTTTAAAGTACAATGATCACACATGAACAACGACGGTTAATCAAAGAGAAACCGAGCATGAGTTAGTATGATCATCTGTTAACTAGACCCTGGTGGCCGTCAAAAGATCCACTTTCGCGCAGTCAGAACAAAATTCCCCTTCCTAAATCTGGATCAACATTTATATCACCTATACAATAACTCTCTTCACTAGTTCAATTCTGAAAAGCTACTGATTTAACAAGAACTAGCAAAAACAAAAAGATTTCACCATGAATCAGTATCATTATCAAGCCTGCAAGTTCCAAACTTTACTAGTAAAAACATCAACTTCTATTGATACCAAATCAGATCAATACTAATGCTAATCACCCATAATACTATTCACACAAAAGTTCATCTTACCAACTACAAAGATCAACTAAATTATAACATATCCAAGACAAAATTCAGTTTAAATGATAAATCACTTTGAAtttgaacacacacacacacacacacacacacacataacatAATCAAGAAACATGCAAAGAGAGAAACTAACTGTCAGGGCCACCAAGCTTAGTAACAGCATCAACAAATCGATCATGAAGATCACTAGTCCACCTCAGCCTCGGCTTTGGATCTCTTGTCATCACAACTCCATGTTCATACTCATACAAGCTTCCTCCACCACTCACACCATACATTCTCTCCATCAACTTTCACACACTAAAATCCCAACTATGTGCAAATAATCTTGATAAATGCTAATAAAACAAGTGGGGCATCACTAAAAGTGAAAAAGAGTGTAGCTTCTACTAAACGGGTGTTCACCAAACAATCATTCGAATGCAGAAAATTTATAGAGATTCGTGAGCAAGAgtaaggccaagaatgaaatcAAAAAGTACCATAGCTGTGTAAAGTAAATAGTGGTGCTAGAGATGTAGAATGGAAAGAACAATTATAGGGGCTTTTTGGTTATTACAAATTTGTTCTAAAcgattttttatttatcttgcaATGATGGAGAATATATGCTTCGTATTTATATTGGAGGTCTGTTTTGGCTGTTTGCTATGGAGCATAGGGAGCGAAGACCGGCGACGAATCTGAAGAAACATGATCTAGCCGAAAATTAGTATTTAAATCTTTGTCGCCGAGGGAATACTTGAACAGTAACTTAAGCTTTGTGTACACGGTCCGTAAACATGTTAATTTCGgatcatttaaaaatttgtcGAAATAAATTctctataaataaataaattatactttatcagtccatttcaattttataattttttaatttcttcaTACGTGTTTagattgtatataaaatataacttaataatttattttaactttttttatatatatatttgaatattaaagtttttattcagaaaaaaattataagttatagAGTAGAAATCTTAAAACGTGTATCAAGTCTCCGTTcacttatataaattattttggatGACTGAAAAAGTACTAAACAAATTATTTCAGACTAAGTTTTTATGATTTAATTCCTTGAGTTCATCTATTTCCCATGAACGCATATCTCTTGACCATAGGGACTTTTTAGAGGAGTGAGTGGCATTCAAAAAATTCAGCTTCATCATGGAGAAGATAGGTTGATATGGTCCCCCTTTAAAAAAACATTCTCAGTCAGGAATGCGACAAATCTTCTTGTTCCCACCACCAATAAGGTATACTGGCAATTTATATGGAAGCTAAAAATCCCACAGAAGATCAGGATATTTCTATGGAAAGTGCATCTTTATGTTCTCCCCACTAAAACTTTTCTGGCTCACAGAGGTGTCATTGATTCAAGTGACATATATTGCTCTTTCTGCAAAGTCTTCGAGGAAACAACCAACCACATCCTATGCGAGTGCGAATTTGCCAGTGAAGTATGGAGCAAAATTTTTGAATGGTGGCAAGTCAAAAGATCAACTTACTTCACTCTCAGTCTACAGGAGCTTTGGCATACATTGATGGGGTGTAAATCTAAAAAGGTAAAAGCAGCCTGGAAATTAGTTGTTAGTGCAACCTTATGGACCCTCTGGCTTGCTCGGAACAAGTACATCTTTGAAGGCTCTAGTCTAAACGCTGAGGAATTGCTGGCCATTTCTAAAGTCCAGGCCAAAGAGTGGTGCCTGGCATTTAACTTAATCCACAAGTCCTCAGCTGGATTTTGGAATTCTAACCCTATAGGTTCCGCCACAAGCTCTGTCAACAGGCAGCTGCAGGAGATCATTAAATCAGCAACTGGACTGGTGGgttttatagatggatcctggAAAGCTAACAAAGCTGCAAATTGTGCTGGCATGGGAGGTTTGATACAAGATCAGAATGGCAGCGTCATTTTCACTTTTTCAGGACCATTAAAAGTGGAAAGCTCTTTTGAAGCTGAGATGAAAGCACTATTTTACCTAATGGAGTCCTACAATAAGTCAAGATGGAAAGAGCACGCACTGGTTGTATACTCTGATTGTAAGAATTTAGTGAGCAAATTTTTAGAGTGGCAAGTATACTCTAAAGATAGTTCTGACGTGGAATTTTCGAACTTGGCTTGCGTGGGGAAATTAAAGCTGAAGTATCTGCCAAGTGATATTAATATCGAGGCAGATAGACTTGCCAAAGAAGGAGCCCTCCGCAAATATTTGGTACAACATTGGATTTAACTTATTGCAGCATTTAGTTTTTTTACAGATATATATTAAGTGGGTAACTCAGCTCTTTGGAAGTCGTAAAGAGGTTAATGCTGATGGAGAAAGAGTGGAGACAGTAGAAATTATGGAGCAAGTCGCTGGGGTGCTGAAGCTGTAGTCTCTGGAGAAGTCGAGTAGTCCTTTGTAGTTTTTCTCTTCCTAATCTAAGTAGAATAGCGTGCATGTAGAGTTAGTACTTTCAAGACAGCTTTTGGATGGAGAAGCTTTAAAACTCTAGGGTTGGTTAGATTATGCTACTTGTAGGATCCTAATGTTTTTCTCATTATCAATGAATTCCTtctgcttttcaaaaaaaaaagtttttatgatttaatatatcataCTTGCCGAATTATATTGGATTTCGAGGTGAACTATGTAATATTTGAAAAGAGCATGGTGACATGCACAAATTGAattgattataaaatttgttttagaaaaatttataaaattattcatattttcaaatttatttttaaaaatatacggTCAAAGTTGCAACTGAGATCCAAAACAATTGATATTACAAATGAAGCTAACAGtattcttaaaattattttctgtaacttaaatatttttgtccGAAATTTTATTACTCTTTCCGTCCCGTCAAAAAGTTTACGAATACTGTTTTCACGCGTTTTGAGACTCtcgtaaaatataattctataatgtatttttaatttttttttcttgaataaaaatttaaatttcaaacattttttagatttttttttaaaatatatattatatacttatatataataagcgcaaaggagataatttggtcgcatggtcctatggtccaaaagcttatcttggatcatatattgaacaaataagcaccgttagattagaacaaaattaaattctgttctataaggaaactgacatctacttacatgtttataattccttttctgaatccaaaacaaattctgtgtttcatgtgtttttggtttttttaatccaaaataaatattttctacaaaatttaattgtagaattgtataaatcgcaccgtcacaaaattatttttatccatcggatcgtatattgaacaaataaacaaCGTTGGATTAGAACAAAAATAACATCTGTTTCATAAGACaattgatatctacttgcatgtttataattcctttcttgaattcaaaacaaattctgtatttcatgtgtttatgatttttttaatccaaaataaatattttctaccaattttatttgtagaatcatataaatcgcacagttacaaaattatttttatctaatatatttttaaattaataagcccgatttatgtgaggaacgaatacaaaaactttttcttaatccaaaacaaattctaccatgttattgcatgtttatgattcatcttcttaattcaaaataaattgtgtttatcaattttaatctcgaaccataaaaaattttaagaaaatatttaaatcacattatataatctaataggagttggcgtcacatattttacttaaaataatttaaaatttgatagaaagaatttaatactttggcatgatacatataattttaatttattattataaaataatttttttcacaccatttaaaatatatttaaaaaaattataaataataaaaaagctcccgtgccttgcacgggctataagctagtaatataaatatacggAGCTTTAAAATACGTGTGTGGGACGAAGGAAGTATCTGAAATAAATTTGTGCTGGCCAGTGCCATGTTTGGATGATATAAGATTGCATGTGCTAGGGTTTACGCCTTTACGGTGGGGGTGATGGAGTATGGACTATGGAGTGATATGGTCCTTAGATTGAGTGAAGCGTCGGAGATGAGAGTGATCAGAGAGTGCAGAGGAGAGGGACACGTGGAATGACAGGGTGGAATATTCGCCGGCAATTTAGGAGGAAGGAATATTCGTGGAGACATGTGCCACGTCCATTGAAGCTGTGTTCTCACatgaagagatgtagagaggtGCATGTACATGTATTTCAATGTTTTGCATTTCTGAATACCACCAAAAACAAGATGAGTGAGGAGAGAATACAGGGAGACACGTTTTGATGTGCTGGGAGGGATGGATGCTTGGTGGCCGTGATGGCAACATGTAGAGGTGGATCAGGTTCAAACTTGATTAATCTAattcgaaaaaaatattttcagattttaaaattaaattgaaattatcaaattttggATTCATTCgaattttttagatatatttttctagttaaatatattaaaatccaaTATTTAATATGGACAAAAAATTCTATCCTTTTATTTgagtaaataatattatatgtgtgtatagcacataatattataaaagaatatatttgaataaatctcaaaaatatAAGGGAACtagataatttaaatatcaaataataatgaaatggtGGAATAAacagatatatattattattactatatatgtatataaatctgTTGGATTTTGATTGTGTTTAAAGTTTGGATCGGattttattatgttatatttgagatacaaatccaaatccaacttATCTAGAtcgtaaaatatttaattacatcAGAACATATCGATATTCGTCGTATAAGATTGTTCTGTCATTCCTGCTTCGAGGTGACTTCACAATATTAATGTTGTTTTGTCCTTCCTAGTTAGAGGtgactttataatattaaaccatatattatatatattatttattatataagttCGTATATGTGGGGTTAAAATAGCATAAATTGAtttcaagttttattttaaatttaatcggCTTTCAATTATCACATCGCTAGATAAGAATTCGACGGACTTTAAAATACATCTTTATCCAATTCTCTTACCTTTTcactttaataattataaatttatatatattttttcaataaaatatagcACACTTCTGCGGTTGGAAGTCTGTGACATTGTCTAATGTCTCAGATGAACAGGTAAAAGTGGGTGATAAGAAGTTTTGGAACTTGAAAGTTGAAAAGTAAAGCAacttttgtttttgattttcttcAAGTTCACACTCCAGCCCCACGGGACAAGACAATTGTGTGTTTGTTGGGTTAAAAAAAACAGATCTAGTACTATAAAACTCCAAGGTGCTGGTCCTGCTGGAGATGGATGGACAAGCCTTCGGATCAGCCCAATCAACGTGTTAATTTTTTAGCCCAACATGGATGGGCCCATCCGCGACAAACTTATAATGATCCGGTCCCGTCCAGTTAATTTGGCGGGGgacttaaaaaatatagatcaactaatttttgttattaataattaatatatttatttaacaatatataaatgtagtaaattaattaatatatttttacataaaaaaaaaatttacgtGAAGTAACTTAATGAAACGATTGGATGATAATGAGATGCTTTCGTATTAGCAAAGAAGACTATCACCTCgaaaaacatactccctccgtcccaatgaattatatacattgggatcggacactgagaccaagaaaaag
Protein-coding regions in this window:
- the LOC108193029 gene encoding myb family transcription factor PHL11 isoform X1, with product MERMYGVSGGGSLYEYEHGVVMTRDPKPRLRWTSDLHDRFVDAVTKLGGPDKATPKSVLRLMGLKGLTLYHLKSHLQKYRLGQQARKQDTIEQNIDNSGDSYRQYSMHVVSTSATSSKVNNEQGDHSLGESLMYEIDVQKRSKEQLDVQKKLQMRIEAQGKYLQAILEKAQTNLSLDMNSSGNLEATRVQLNSFNLALSNFMENLNEGDRNQNISELGKINANSRNTSASIYTGEVAEKKDVKLKVEAGAVNFDLNMRGSYDFLGTNETAMELKPFAYRR
- the LOC108193029 gene encoding myb family transcription factor PHL11 isoform X2, which translates into the protein MERMYGVSGGGSLYEYEHGVVMTRDPKPRLRWTSDLHDRFVDAVTKLGGPDKATPKSVLRLMGLKGLTLYHLKSHLQKYRLGQQARKQDTIEQNIDNRDSYRQYSMHVVSTSATSSKVNNEQGDHSLGESLMYEIDVQKRSKEQLDVQKKLQMRIEAQGKYLQAILEKAQTNLSLDMNSSGNLEATRVQLNSFNLALSNFMENLNEGDRNQNISELGKINANSRNTSASIYTGEVAEKKDVKLKVEAGAVNFDLNMRGSYDFLGTNETAMELKPFAYRR